The following are from one region of the Hydrogenimonas sp. SS33 genome:
- a CDS encoding TolC family protein: protein MKRWILLSAAAAIGLTVQAQAATMSELFQALKRNPVTQMDLKNSEYADLSAQKVKDAFYPSASIFATYEHYSAPTNLRPMSPAESIRISREGEPLPFATTIERLGGKLSMPIFVKELFALSDQAKTMAESAKAKARLNLLEHEALLLGSDASWRYLDALKKALGARKRSIEKMLEDTRVKVESGRAPGVTMDKMEESINRLEIAINDIDIKQASIRSQIASLTGLELEKPAPIAEKRRVQEGEMFALKPLELTVKAKAKGIDASYGRLYPKVGLSATWSENYGQSAVNTVPPSVSTDVSDDVHRSYGNYMVGVTMPLFEKGTYTDIERSRVALEKEQLHLAKTKQELEAKSRALKTSLKLYNRSIELAKKSVKNRESLLNYAKVAFDTGRMTEEEYLRYEEGLLDAQSKLYEAKARKWQATAQLAVIYGNDLEEIVE from the coding sequence ATGAAACGATGGATCCTCCTGAGTGCCGCGGCGGCGATCGGCCTGACGGTTCAGGCGCAGGCGGCGACGATGAGCGAGCTCTTTCAGGCTCTAAAGCGCAATCCCGTCACGCAGATGGACCTGAAAAACAGCGAATATGCCGACCTCTCGGCGCAGAAGGTGAAAGACGCCTTCTACCCGAGCGCATCGATTTTCGCAACCTACGAGCACTACAGTGCCCCGACCAACCTGCGCCCGATGTCGCCGGCGGAATCGATCCGCATTTCGCGTGAAGGCGAACCGCTGCCCTTCGCGACGACCATCGAGCGGCTGGGGGGCAAACTCTCGATGCCGATTTTCGTCAAAGAGCTTTTCGCCCTGAGCGACCAGGCGAAGACGATGGCCGAAAGCGCCAAAGCGAAAGCCCGCCTCAACCTGCTGGAGCATGAAGCGCTGCTGCTTGGCTCCGACGCGTCCTGGCGCTATCTCGACGCGTTGAAAAAGGCGCTCGGTGCCAGAAAACGCTCCATCGAAAAGATGCTTGAAGATACCCGTGTCAAAGTGGAGAGCGGACGGGCCCCCGGTGTGACGATGGACAAGATGGAGGAGTCGATCAACCGGCTGGAGATCGCCATCAACGACATCGACATCAAGCAAGCCTCCATCCGCAGCCAGATCGCCTCTCTGACGGGGCTGGAGCTGGAAAAACCCGCCCCCATTGCCGAAAAGCGTCGGGTGCAGGAGGGCGAGATGTTCGCCCTCAAACCGCTGGAGCTCACGGTGAAGGCGAAAGCCAAAGGGATCGACGCGAGCTACGGCAGACTCTACCCCAAAGTGGGCCTGAGCGCCACCTGGAGTGAAAACTACGGCCAAAGCGCGGTCAACACCGTGCCGCCCTCCGTTTCGACCGACGTCTCCGACGACGTCCACCGCAGCTACGGCAACTATATGGTCGGCGTGACGATGCCGCTTTTCGAGAAAGGGACCTATACCGACATCGAGCGCTCCAGGGTGGCGCTTGAGAAGGAGCAGCTGCATCTGGCCAAGACGAAGCAGGAGCTTGAGGCCAAAAGCCGCGCCCTCAAAACCTCTCTGAAACTCTACAACCGCTCCATTGAGCTGGCAAAAAAGAGTGTGAAGAACCGGGAGTCGCTGCTCAACTATGCCAAAGTCGCCTTCGATACCGGCCGCATGACCGAAGAGGAGTACCTGCGCTACGAAGAGGGGCTGCTGGATGCCCAGAGCAAACTCTACGAAGCGAAAGCCAGAAAGTGGCAGGCGACGGCACAGCTGGCGGTCATCTACGGCAACGACCTGGAAGAGATTGTCGAGTGA
- a CDS encoding carboxymuconolactone decarboxylase family protein: MQMPTPEQVKGMMKERFGEVPEAIENASKVDEALLVEQAVSSKLSMMSEKNALDPKTSTLVFLAAAIAMGDDACVRVNTAALKKMGARNEEILSVVRIVRHAAASIAVDRANGVFETLAE; this comes from the coding sequence ATGCAGATGCCGACACCCGAACAGGTCAAAGGAATGATGAAAGAGCGCTTCGGAGAGGTGCCCGAAGCGATCGAAAACGCTTCGAAGGTGGATGAAGCGCTGCTGGTGGAGCAGGCGGTCAGCTCCAAGCTCAGCATGATGAGCGAAAAGAATGCGCTGGATCCCAAAACCAGCACCCTGGTCTTCCTGGCGGCGGCCATCGCCATGGGCGACGATGCCTGCGTGCGCGTCAACACGGCGGCTTTGAAAAAGATGGGCGCCCGTAACGAAGAGATTCTTTCGGTGGTGCGTATCGTCCGCCATGCGGCGGCATCCATCGCCGTCGACCGTGCCAACGGCGTGTTCGAAACCCTTGCCGAATAG
- a CDS encoding alginate export family protein, which produces MKRLRWLPLLAATLLQAGSWHPEGYIRERLEVFDGLNKKAYGDASIDAKGRKVGKSDDTMLLQRILAGGRYETGDVDYALILYDARVWNASIPRDAFVKNPGTGEAYVMDPYREYLELFDASVTFRHLFGKSLRLKIGRQDISMGDHRIVGPGTWGNSIGHLWDAARFIYDFRGGWVNLWYGQTRVKDPDRWSLLQKHLFEGVVAYGHVGSVGQGALEPFALYKHTLRPKLFKGEKKYSYLGYAGVRWYAKNWHGFNWDTTYAREFGASGGKSVRAYGYVLKGGYRFDTLPLRPNLVAGRVYASGDDNSDDGTMKTFSTPFGSTDGGHYGRMDIMKWANLRDNQINLHLHLTQRMKMKLSYHDFALAEARDSWRYYGYRNRGGRSDRDLGKESDVQLFWDPSERLHFTCIYAHFHAGAFVRHNVADNDANRLFLQAKYQF; this is translated from the coding sequence TTGAAACGGCTTAGATGGCTTCCGCTGCTCGCCGCTACACTGCTGCAGGCGGGCTCCTGGCACCCTGAAGGGTACATCAGGGAGCGGCTGGAAGTGTTCGACGGCCTCAACAAGAAGGCTTACGGCGATGCAAGCATCGACGCCAAAGGAAGAAAAGTGGGTAAAAGCGACGACACGATGCTGCTGCAGCGGATTCTCGCCGGCGGCCGCTACGAAACCGGTGACGTCGACTATGCCCTGATCCTCTACGACGCGCGGGTCTGGAACGCCTCCATCCCCCGCGACGCCTTCGTCAAAAACCCCGGAACGGGGGAGGCTTACGTCATGGACCCCTACCGGGAGTACCTGGAGCTTTTCGACGCGTCGGTCACCTTCAGGCACCTCTTCGGAAAGTCCCTGCGGCTCAAGATCGGCCGGCAGGATATCTCCATGGGGGACCACCGCATCGTCGGCCCCGGAACCTGGGGCAACAGCATCGGCCATCTGTGGGACGCCGCCCGCTTCATCTACGACTTCAGGGGCGGGTGGGTCAACCTCTGGTACGGCCAGACCCGTGTCAAGGACCCGGATCGCTGGAGCCTGCTGCAAAAACACCTCTTCGAAGGGGTGGTCGCCTACGGGCATGTCGGGAGCGTCGGGCAGGGGGCGCTGGAGCCCTTCGCCCTCTACAAACATACTCTCCGCCCCAAACTCTTTAAAGGAGAGAAAAAATACAGCTACCTCGGATACGCGGGGGTGCGGTGGTATGCCAAAAACTGGCACGGTTTCAATTGGGACACAACCTATGCCCGGGAGTTCGGTGCCAGCGGCGGGAAGAGTGTCCGTGCCTACGGATACGTCCTCAAGGGCGGATACCGCTTCGACACACTTCCGCTGCGGCCCAATCTGGTGGCGGGCCGCGTCTACGCCAGCGGCGACGACAATTCCGACGACGGCACCATGAAGACCTTTTCCACCCCTTTCGGCTCCACCGACGGCGGCCACTACGGCCGCATGGACATCATGAAATGGGCCAACCTGAGGGATAACCAGATCAATCTTCACCTGCACCTGACACAGAGGATGAAGATGAAACTCTCCTACCACGATTTCGCCCTGGCCGAGGCCCGGGACAGCTGGCGCTACTACGGCTACCGTAACCGCGGGGGCCGAAGCGACAGGGATCTGGGCAAGGAGAGTGACGTACAGCTCTTCTGGGACCCTTCAGAGAGGCTGCATTTTACGTGCATCTATGCCCATTTTCATGCCGGTGCCTTCGTCCGCCACAATGTGGCGGACAATGACGCCAACCGCCTCTTTCTACAGGCCAAATACCAATTTTAA
- a CDS encoding FeoA family protein gives MSKKRLDQMRPNERAIIRHIGELGELKQRLLEMGVLCGEPVEVVRKAPFGGPIQIRVGQTDMALRRDEAARIEVESLSARASGKVVK, from the coding sequence ATGAGCAAAAAACGGCTCGACCAGATGCGGCCGAACGAGCGGGCCATTATCCGCCATATCGGCGAGCTGGGGGAGTTGAAACAGCGGCTTCTGGAGATGGGGGTGCTGTGCGGCGAGCCGGTGGAAGTGGTGCGGAAAGCCCCGTTCGGCGGCCCCATTCAGATTCGGGTGGGACAGACCGACATGGCGCTTCGCCGTGACGAAGCCGCCCGCATCGAAGTGGAATCTCTGAGCGCGAGAGCGTCCGGAAAGGTCGTGAAATGA
- a CDS encoding efflux RND transporter permease subunit, producing the protein MMFEFFYKRPYLLYSIIAAFFIMGVVALVSLPKNLFPDANRPQVIVITQVPGATAQVAANTVSKPIEEEISRIGLVRDVSSVNVANFSIVKAEFEYKKGLEAAAVDVANALSIAKGKLPRTANPSIYTAGDFTLPVDVIALTPKNDKVSLADIRKIADSFIKPYLLGNPDIGNVEVFGGYESAIRIDVDPFKAKKYGITFDRLAQAIGAINKDMPMGFMKGPSGFYTLTYYGEKDEISKLKALAVAPNVTLGDIAKVTWDTKKRMSGYMGNGKPAIALSVQRAPGGSVLAVSKAARAEMAKLQKRYPNIQFSIADTQRDLIETANTNMLEALRDAVIYTLLVIMIFLGNFRAIVAAGLSIPMVFFATMAIIWLTGGELNIVIYTAIILALGMLTDDAVVVLENIERHLNEEHEDLQTAIKAGTKEVIMPVFAGTIATIAIMFPLMFVGDFPQHIFRPLISTLIIALLVSYFLSITFIPKLSAWLYKNGTGKTRVEKWFEAFYQNTIGRLVGPYIGILKFSNGKWWALRRMVLTAAVVLTLVLSLKNVMPLIGKDVMPPMDTGIIKAQVAFSTNDTVESAEKRLQSFLKWLHAQPWVRMSSVAFGTEPGVLSLGSGNLPAEATITINAVNRFQRKKTIWQLEDEIRDRLAKLPGVTKNDVFDFGATALSTIKAPLDVRLKSADWEPLPDVAHAVKKAIAPIKGLTSVSQSWDRDFAEIEVDIDTRKALTYGVTPAQIAMQMPIKGQVVSLGAGFASMNTQMVRMYLKDKYSDNIQTIRLLPIRTKFGEIPLEQLATVHYHLTPARIERDKMLYSIDVNGYRAKRPVTHITDDANAALKKVDTTGFVVSQEGDIAQLKDSFKRMIKAIGLGVIILIMTLIAIYQSVRLALIMIVVLPLSMIGAAWGMLLFDKPSCMPSMVGVLLLFGIIIKNAVLLIDFYKAYEAQGETPFEAALESVRVRFRPVMMTAFGTIAGMIPIALEQAVGLERLSPLADVAVGGLLVGTLLTLVYVPMYAYVTDPRNKKSNPVEKVEELIEKP; encoded by the coding sequence ATGATGTTTGAATTTTTCTACAAACGCCCCTATCTGCTCTACAGCATCATCGCGGCCTTTTTCATCATGGGGGTGGTGGCGTTGGTTTCGCTGCCCAAAAACCTCTTCCCCGACGCCAACCGGCCGCAGGTCATCGTCATTACGCAGGTGCCGGGTGCGACGGCCCAGGTGGCGGCCAACACCGTCTCCAAGCCGATCGAGGAGGAGATCTCCCGTATCGGCCTGGTGCGGGACGTCAGCTCCGTCAATGTCGCCAACTTCTCCATTGTCAAGGCGGAATTCGAGTACAAAAAGGGGCTCGAAGCGGCGGCGGTCGATGTGGCCAACGCCCTCTCCATCGCCAAAGGCAAGCTGCCCCGCACCGCCAACCCCTCCATCTACACCGCGGGTGACTTCACCCTGCCGGTGGATGTCATCGCCCTGACACCCAAAAACGACAAAGTGAGCCTGGCGGATATCCGAAAGATCGCCGACAGTTTCATCAAACCCTACCTGCTGGGCAACCCGGACATCGGCAACGTGGAGGTTTTCGGCGGCTACGAGAGTGCTATCCGCATCGATGTGGACCCCTTCAAGGCCAAAAAGTACGGCATCACCTTCGACCGCCTCGCCCAGGCGATCGGGGCGATCAACAAAGATATGCCCATGGGCTTCATGAAAGGGCCCAGCGGCTTCTATACCCTGACCTACTACGGCGAAAAGGATGAGATTTCCAAACTCAAAGCCCTCGCGGTCGCTCCTAACGTGACCCTGGGTGATATCGCGAAGGTGACGTGGGATACCAAGAAGCGGATGAGCGGCTACATGGGCAACGGCAAACCGGCCATCGCGCTCAGTGTCCAGCGGGCCCCCGGCGGGTCGGTGCTGGCCGTCTCCAAAGCGGCCCGCGCCGAAATGGCGAAACTGCAGAAGCGCTACCCCAACATCCAATTCTCCATCGCCGACACCCAGCGCGACCTGATCGAAACGGCCAATACCAACATGCTCGAAGCGCTGCGAGACGCCGTCATCTACACCCTGCTGGTCATCATGATCTTCCTGGGCAACTTCCGGGCCATCGTCGCCGCGGGCCTTTCGATCCCGATGGTCTTTTTCGCCACGATGGCGATCATCTGGCTGACCGGCGGGGAGCTCAACATCGTCATCTACACCGCGATCATCCTCGCCCTGGGTATGCTCACCGACGACGCCGTCGTCGTGCTGGAGAATATCGAGCGCCACCTCAACGAGGAGCACGAGGACCTGCAGACGGCGATCAAAGCGGGGACCAAAGAGGTCATCATGCCGGTTTTCGCCGGAACCATCGCCACCATCGCCATCATGTTCCCCCTGATGTTCGTCGGCGACTTCCCGCAGCACATCTTCCGGCCTCTCATTTCGACGCTGATCATCGCACTGCTGGTGAGCTACTTCCTCTCCATCACCTTCATCCCCAAACTCTCGGCCTGGCTCTATAAAAACGGGACTGGCAAGACGAGGGTGGAGAAGTGGTTCGAAGCCTTCTATCAAAACACCATCGGCCGGCTGGTCGGCCCCTACATCGGCATCCTCAAATTCTCCAACGGCAAATGGTGGGCGCTGCGGCGCATGGTGCTGACCGCCGCGGTGGTCCTGACCCTGGTGCTCAGCCTCAAGAACGTCATGCCGCTCATCGGCAAGGATGTCATGCCCCCGATGGATACGGGGATCATCAAGGCCCAGGTCGCCTTCAGCACCAACGATACGGTCGAAAGCGCAGAAAAACGGCTGCAATCCTTCCTTAAGTGGCTCCATGCCCAGCCCTGGGTACGGATGAGCTCCGTGGCGTTCGGGACCGAGCCGGGCGTGCTGAGCCTGGGCAGCGGCAACCTGCCCGCCGAGGCGACCATCACCATCAATGCCGTCAACCGCTTCCAGCGCAAAAAGACGATCTGGCAGCTCGAAGACGAGATCCGCGACCGGCTGGCGAAGCTTCCGGGTGTGACGAAGAACGATGTCTTCGACTTCGGCGCCACGGCCCTTTCGACGATCAAAGCGCCGCTGGACGTGCGGCTCAAAAGCGCCGACTGGGAACCGCTGCCCGACGTGGCCCACGCGGTCAAAAAGGCGATCGCCCCGATCAAGGGGCTTACCTCCGTCTCCCAGAGCTGGGACAGGGACTTTGCCGAAATCGAAGTGGACATCGACACCCGCAAGGCGCTCACCTACGGCGTGACGCCGGCGCAGATCGCGATGCAGATGCCCATCAAGGGTCAGGTGGTCTCCCTGGGGGCCGGATTTGCCTCCATGAACACCCAGATGGTGCGGATGTACCTCAAGGACAAATATTCCGACAATATCCAGACGATCCGCCTGCTGCCCATTCGGACGAAATTCGGCGAAATTCCCCTCGAACAGCTGGCCACGGTGCACTACCACCTGACACCGGCGCGGATCGAGCGTGACAAGATGCTCTACAGCATCGACGTCAACGGCTACCGCGCCAAGCGGCCCGTGACCCACATCACCGACGATGCGAACGCCGCTTTGAAAAAGGTCGACACCACCGGGTTCGTCGTCAGCCAGGAGGGGGACATCGCCCAGCTCAAGGACAGCTTCAAACGGATGATCAAAGCGATCGGCCTGGGGGTCATCATCCTCATCATGACCCTTATCGCCATCTACCAGTCGGTCCGCTTGGCCCTCATCATGATCGTGGTGCTGCCGCTTTCGATGATCGGCGCGGCGTGGGGCATGCTGCTGTTTGACAAGCCCAGCTGCATGCCCAGCATGGTCGGGGTGCTGCTGCTCTTCGGTATCATCATCAAGAACGCCGTCTTGCTCATCGACTTCTACAAAGCCTACGAAGCGCAGGGAGAAACACCCTTCGAAGCGGCGCTGGAGAGTGTGCGCGTGCGCTTCCGCCCCGTCATGATGACGGCATTCGGCACCATCGCCGGGATGATCCCCATCGCCCTTGAGCAGGCGGTCGGCCTGGAGCGCCTCAGCCCCCTGGCCGACGTGGCCGTAGGCGGCCTGCTGGTGGGAACCCTGCTCACGCTGGTTTACGTGCCGATGTACGCCTATGTCACCGACCCGCGTAACAAAAAGAGCAACCCGGTCGAAAAAGTGGAAGAACTGATCGAAAAACCATAA
- the feoB gene encoding ferrous iron transport protein B codes for MMTIAFVGNPNTGKTALINAIAGSDLQVGNWPGVTVEKKEVTFDYEGESIHFIDLPGAYTLSPYTIEEKVTRRFLATAKVDGLVNVVDTTNLRRNLYLTLELIDMQLPMVLALNMFDDFTKRGYDLRLDRLEAILGIACVPTIASRGAGVKRLVAEAVAAVKERRIPHIQPYQEHLEKEIALLVHKMAGHEEIRSPRYLAIRLIEGDALAVGRAKEWGLKRLVADAAEARGRLERHMGLPIATILTRCRYDVIDTLLKEVLVPPLVDRVQLSDRIDRLALHPWFGVPIFVLVMYLMFKFTFDGSSPFVDWMNGFFETFLSPHLRAGMAGMPPWLVSLVTDGIVAGVGLVLSFLPLLLFLYFFMALLEESGYMARVSFLLDRVAAVLGIKGNAFIALIVGFGCNVPAVYATRTLTSRRERIITALMIPLMSCSARLPIYALFTALFFTEHRALIILSLYGLGVTLALLIGFAANRILPLSDAKPFFLELPTYHLPTGRAIWNSMQPKLKDFLVKAGSVIVMASVILWAVINLPPGSTPQTSWLARSAKTVTPLFRPAGFGDHWEPVAALIPGTLAKEVVIGSLGTIYGVETSEKRVAKAPWLTDLAVQVAKLGDAAVEAGRALLNLPIRTLQASEEKSGLRRHLREQFPSPLSAYAYLVFVLLYIPCASTMAALKEELGWRVMLFEVLSLPLLAYGAAVAVYQAGLLFLSH; via the coding sequence ATGATGACCATCGCATTCGTGGGCAACCCCAACACCGGCAAAACCGCCCTCATCAATGCCATCGCCGGCAGCGACCTGCAGGTGGGCAACTGGCCCGGCGTCACGGTGGAGAAGAAGGAGGTAACCTTCGACTACGAAGGGGAGAGCATCCACTTCATCGACCTGCCCGGCGCCTACACCCTTTCGCCCTATACGATCGAGGAGAAGGTGACGCGCCGCTTTCTGGCCACCGCAAAGGTGGACGGCCTCGTCAACGTCGTCGACACGACCAATCTCCGCCGCAATCTCTACCTGACGCTGGAGCTGATCGACATGCAGCTTCCGATGGTGCTGGCCCTCAACATGTTCGACGACTTCACGAAACGGGGTTACGACCTGCGGCTCGACCGCCTGGAAGCGATATTGGGCATCGCCTGCGTGCCGACCATCGCTTCCAGGGGAGCGGGGGTCAAGCGGCTGGTGGCCGAGGCGGTGGCGGCGGTGAAAGAGAGGCGCATTCCCCACATCCAGCCCTACCAGGAACATCTGGAAAAGGAGATCGCCCTTCTGGTGCACAAAATGGCGGGGCACGAAGAGATCCGTTCTCCCCGTTACCTGGCGATCCGCCTGATCGAGGGGGACGCCCTGGCCGTGGGCAGAGCGAAAGAGTGGGGGCTGAAACGCCTCGTCGCCGACGCCGCCGAGGCGAGGGGACGGCTGGAGCGCCATATGGGCTTGCCCATCGCCACCATTCTGACCCGCTGCCGGTACGATGTTATCGACACGCTTTTGAAGGAGGTGCTCGTTCCCCCGCTGGTGGACAGGGTCCAGTTGAGCGACCGGATCGACCGGCTGGCGCTGCACCCCTGGTTCGGGGTGCCGATTTTTGTTCTGGTGATGTACCTGATGTTCAAATTCACCTTCGACGGCAGCTCCCCCTTCGTCGACTGGATGAACGGCTTCTTCGAAACCTTTCTCTCCCCCCATCTGCGTGCCGGCATGGCGGGCATGCCCCCGTGGCTCGTCTCCCTGGTAACCGACGGCATCGTAGCGGGGGTGGGCCTGGTCCTCTCCTTTCTGCCGCTGCTGCTCTTTCTCTACTTCTTCATGGCCCTGCTGGAAGAGAGCGGCTACATGGCGCGGGTCAGCTTTCTTCTCGACAGAGTCGCCGCGGTGCTGGGAATCAAAGGGAACGCTTTCATCGCCCTCATCGTGGGGTTCGGCTGCAACGTGCCGGCGGTCTACGCCACCCGGACCCTGACGTCGAGGCGGGAGCGCATCATCACGGCCCTGATGATTCCCCTGATGAGCTGCAGCGCCAGGCTCCCCATCTACGCCCTCTTCACGGCCCTCTTTTTCACCGAGCACCGGGCGTTGATCATCCTCTCCCTCTATGGGCTGGGGGTGACGCTGGCGCTTCTCATCGGATTTGCCGCCAACCGTATTCTTCCCTTGAGCGACGCCAAACCCTTTTTCCTCGAACTGCCGACTTACCACCTGCCCACGGGGCGGGCCATCTGGAACTCCATGCAGCCCAAACTCAAGGATTTCCTCGTCAAGGCGGGGAGCGTCATCGTCATGGCATCGGTCATTCTCTGGGCAGTGATCAACCTCCCGCCGGGGTCGACGCCCCAGACTTCGTGGCTGGCCAGATCGGCCAAAACCGTCACCCCGCTTTTCAGGCCGGCGGGATTCGGCGATCATTGGGAGCCGGTGGCCGCACTGATACCGGGAACCCTGGCCAAAGAGGTGGTCATCGGCTCGCTGGGGACCATCTACGGCGTGGAGACGTCGGAAAAGAGGGTCGCGAAAGCCCCCTGGCTCACGGACCTCGCAGTGCAGGTGGCGAAACTGGGAGATGCGGCCGTGGAGGCGGGGAGGGCGCTTTTGAACCTGCCCATCCGCACCCTTCAGGCATCGGAGGAGAAGAGCGGCCTGCGCCGGCACCTTCGGGAGCAGTTTCCCTCGCCCCTTTCGGCGTATGCCTACCTCGTTTTCGTGCTTCTCTACATCCCCTGCGCCTCCACGATGGCCGCCCTGAAAGAGGAGCTGGGATGGCGGGTGATGCTCTTCGAGGTCCTCTCTCTTCCGCTGCTCGCTTACGGAGCGGCCGTCGCCGTCTACCAAGCGGGCCTGCTCTTCCTGTCGCACTGA
- a CDS encoding cation diffusion facilitator family transporter, whose protein sequence is MSHHHHDVSGRNLFITILLNVVITLSQIVGGLYSGSLSLLSDAMHNFSDVLALVVAWVAHRIAARPGSERHTFGFRRAEIIAALFNASVLMGIAFFLIIESFHKFIHPEAIKSGWVIGLGLLSIVLNAASVLLIKDDAHGNMNIKAAYLHLMTDVMTSVAVVVGGVLMYYWQLFWVDPLVSLLIALYLIYASYDIVRESVAILMQFAPEGLDLETLAEAVEKVPGIENIHHIHIWRLNDHDVFLEAHLDFTSNLHLKEVTHTIEKVERLLKEGFHISHVTLQPEYRRGDSKERVVETA, encoded by the coding sequence ATGTCGCATCACCATCACGACGTTTCCGGACGCAACCTTTTCATTACCATTCTGCTCAATGTGGTTATTACCCTGTCACAGATCGTAGGCGGACTCTACTCCGGCTCCCTCTCGCTGCTCAGTGACGCCATGCATAACTTCAGCGACGTGCTGGCCCTGGTAGTGGCGTGGGTCGCCCACCGCATCGCCGCCAGGCCGGGCAGCGAACGGCACACCTTCGGTTTCCGGCGTGCCGAAATCATCGCGGCGCTCTTCAACGCGTCGGTGCTGATGGGGATCGCCTTTTTCCTCATCATCGAATCGTTCCACAAATTCATCCACCCCGAAGCGATCAAGTCGGGCTGGGTCATCGGGCTCGGGCTGCTAAGCATCGTGCTCAACGCCGCCAGCGTGCTGCTCATCAAAGATGACGCCCACGGCAACATGAACATCAAGGCGGCCTATCTGCACCTGATGACCGACGTCATGACCTCCGTCGCGGTCGTCGTCGGTGGGGTACTGATGTATTATTGGCAGCTCTTCTGGGTCGACCCGCTGGTGTCGCTGCTTATTGCCCTTTATCTCATCTACGCCTCCTACGACATCGTCAGGGAGTCGGTCGCCATTTTGATGCAGTTCGCCCCCGAAGGGCTCGACCTGGAGACGTTGGCCGAAGCGGTCGAAAAGGTTCCCGGCATCGAAAACATCCACCACATCCACATCTGGCGGCTCAACGACCACGATGTTTTTCTGGAAGCGCATCTCGATTTTACGAGCAATCTCCACCTCAAAGAGGTGACCCATACCATCGAAAAGGTGGAGAGACTGCTCAAAGAGGGGTTCCATATTTCTCATGTCACGCTGCAGCCGGAGTACCGGCGGGGTGACAGCAAGGAGCGGGTCGTTGAAACGGCTTAG
- a CDS encoding efflux transporter periplasmic adaptor subunit has product MKKGLRVLIILAVIAILVLLAVRAVKHKKAEEAAIPPAKPYAVVVHTITPQVQKVTLSLPFIALVHNDNDTVVASKLAARVVMIDKPGAKVKRGEPVAKLDTTDLEAKLHALQAQIASAKSGLAAQRKALENLKAIHARTQKLLAVRGASREQYDTETTKIAATEAQIAETKAKIASLRSSVDEVTNLLSYALIKAPVSGTVGKTFVNAGDMAMPGKPLMSITADKGAYLLVRLPGDLKPKALIYQGKRMALYDLHHTFNGLREYRTATLERPLTTGERVDVDIVTFEGEGLKLPVDAVLADGNSHKVLTAEKGHTQIHTVEVKARGEHGMVVAADDLAGKQVIVAKPDVMLRLLTGVPVKAVGERAGK; this is encoded by the coding sequence GTGAAAAAAGGTTTGAGAGTTCTGATCATCCTCGCGGTCATCGCGATTCTGGTGCTGCTTGCGGTGCGTGCCGTCAAGCACAAGAAGGCCGAGGAAGCGGCGATTCCGCCGGCCAAACCCTATGCGGTGGTGGTCCATACGATCACCCCTCAGGTGCAGAAGGTGACGCTGTCGCTTCCTTTCATCGCGCTGGTGCATAACGACAACGATACCGTCGTCGCCTCCAAGCTCGCCGCCCGCGTCGTGATGATCGACAAACCGGGCGCGAAGGTGAAGCGGGGCGAACCGGTCGCCAAGCTCGATACGACGGACCTGGAGGCGAAACTCCATGCGCTGCAGGCCCAGATCGCTTCGGCGAAGTCGGGGTTGGCGGCCCAGCGCAAGGCCCTGGAAAACCTGAAAGCCATCCACGCCCGCACCCAAAAACTTCTGGCGGTCCGCGGGGCATCCCGGGAGCAGTATGACACCGAAACCACCAAAATCGCCGCGACCGAGGCACAGATCGCCGAGACCAAAGCGAAAATCGCTTCACTGCGCTCAAGTGTCGATGAGGTGACCAATCTGCTCAGCTACGCCCTCATCAAGGCGCCTGTGAGCGGTACCGTGGGGAAAACTTTCGTCAACGCAGGCGACATGGCGATGCCCGGCAAACCGCTCATGAGCATTACCGCCGACAAGGGGGCCTACCTGCTGGTGCGCCTGCCCGGCGACCTGAAGCCCAAAGCACTCATTTACCAGGGCAAACGGATGGCGCTTTATGACCTCCACCACACCTTCAACGGCCTGCGGGAGTACCGCACCGCCACCCTGGAGAGGCCCCTGACCACGGGAGAGCGGGTCGATGTGGATATCGTCACCTTCGAGGGAGAGGGGTTGAAACTGCCCGTGGACGCGGTGCTCGCCGACGGAAACAGCCACAAAGTCCTGACGGCCGAAAAGGGGCATACGCAGATCCATACGGTCGAGGTGAAGGCGCGGGGCGAACATGGCATGGTCGTCGCGGCGGACGACCTGGCGGGCAAACAGGTCATCGTCGCCAAACCCGACGTAATGCTGCGGCTTCTGACGGGTGTGCCCGTCAAAGCGGTCGGTGAGAGGGCCGGAAAGTGA